One Salvelinus sp. IW2-2015 linkage group LG4q.2, ASM291031v2, whole genome shotgun sequence DNA window includes the following coding sequences:
- the LOC111963470 gene encoding dapper homolog 1-like, giving the protein MDTMKQTAAVAEMLASXDCTLQFRERRQFDKRSRERIEAEMDRVRTRERFEATLAGLGELEYLRQRQELLVRNVLNHQEYSIPTVDLMCVTHEENYLNSEERLLEENILLLRKQLNCLRRRDAGLINQLQELDRQISDLRLDTEASREHVETDSRPSSGFYELSDGASGSLSNSSNSVFSECLSNCRSSTCFCSPLDTSLCASEGRLKSADELDNCAECEGQCEEQQMSGTVRRSPSAPHSPSTDTSTQDIQSKYHCDLIAKNGSDVYRYPSPLHAVAVQNPIFLQSLAEHLKEDGGLSKSGGCIEGSSDCQKLEQQPILVPQSTSWSASHSPANKRLDNYIFSLLQRRAQPIRTNKPRTSISTDPSKSILRQGSLCVRQASVGQQQPQGLWTAPVTDLKPAWQTCLHAGGASNNDPGTGSQQRQWSVESKGELLLENGMVSQSLGQPQNGYATINSSDIHTNSLVTNTNSLVKKKASTNKGLPSSTGPLSKDYQDLGAPNANSSPKERKQSYFLNAQEENITKLSQTLPRDLTKTGTPKKSPKSIAVSVHTARHTKEKRPXLELVSLGSSSQSQDESQGHMVXAQYIPAQRQVVKLRKGGKNVKIVKVKSASLKPHRGTHAHAEPVSSEMAGTRENGHRSGGSRKSRQPEEVHHVHKVSSKRGASSRAKRTIPASIPEGRVLEKHTATVSTTRSTVTRHHGHRGREVVVAKPKYKRTSGQDYNRGRLRAITEVPLDEALRRAHRRQKRELLGQVSTTTTMYLPSNAQFTSPYAYVAGSDSEYSAECASLFHSTIMDTSEDERSNYTTNCFGDSESSLSEADFVAESTTSSDSEESGGMNWPQFAGQGAGPQEVTTAQAKAFVKIKASHNLKKKILRFRSAGSLKLMTTV; this is encoded by the exons ATGGATACAATGAAACAAACGGCTGCTGTTGCAGAGATGCTGGCCTCCAAKGATTGCACATTACAGTTTCGGGAAAGGAGACAATTCGATAAGCGCTCCAGGGAAAGAATAGAGGCAGAGATGGATCGGGTGCGAACTCGGGAGAGATTTGAAGCCACTCTAGCCGGTCTCGGAGAGCTGGAATACTTGAGACAGCGACAGGAATTACTGGTCAGAAATGTGTTGAATCACCAGGAATATTCTATACCAACAGTAGATCTAATGTGCGTTACGCACGAGGAGAATTACTTGAACTCGGAGGAAAGACTTCTAGAAGAAAATATTTTATTGCTCAGAAAACAACTG AACTGCCTGAGAAGGAGAGATGCTGGTTTGATCAATCAGCTGCAGGAGTTGGACAGGCAGATCAGTGACCTCCGGTTGGACACGGAGGCGTCACGTGAACACGTGGAGACAGACAGCCGCCCGAGCTCAG gcTTTTACGAGCTGAGCGACGGCGCTTCAGGGTCCCTCTCCAACTCTTCCAACTCGGTGTTCAGCGAGTGTTTGTCCAACTGTCGCTCCAGCACCTGTTTCTGCAGTCCCCTCGACACATCGCTGTGTGCCTCCGAGGGAAGGCTCAAATCTGCAG ATGAGCTGGACAACTGTGCTGAGTGCGAGGGCCAGTGTGAGGAGCAGCAGATGTCAGGGACAGTCAGGAGGTCCCCCTCTGCTCCCCACTCCCCCTCTACAGACACCTCCACTCAGGACATCCAGTCCAAGTACCACTGTGACCTGATCGCCAAGAACGGCAGTGACGTGTACCGCTATCCCAGCCCCCTCCATGCCGTGGCCGTACAGAACCCCATCTTCTTACAGTCTCTGGCCGAACACCTCAAAGAGGACGGAGGGCTGTCAAAGAGCGGCGGCTGCATCGAGGGCTCCAGTGACTGtcagaaactggagcagcagcctaTTCTGGTGCCCCAGAGCACTTCATGGTCTGCCTCCCACTCGCCCGCTAATAAACGACTGGACAATTATATCTTCAGCCTGCTTCAGAGGAGGGCTCAGCCCATTAGGACCAACAAGCCACGGACGAGCATCAGCACAGACCCCTCCAAGAGCATCCTAAGGCAGGGTAGTCTGTGTGTGAGGCAGGCCAGTGTTGGCCAGCAGCAGCCACAGGGACTGTGGACTGCTCCTGTTACTGACCTCAAACCAGCCTGGCAGACGTGTTTACATGCAGGAGGTGccagtaacaatgatccaggaaCAGGCTCCCAACAGAGACAGTGGTCAGTGGAGAGCAAAGGGGAACTCCTCTTAGAAAATGGGATGGTGTCCCAGTCTTTGGGCCAACCTCAGAACGGAtatgccacaatcaacagcagTGACATTCACACCAACAGCCTGGTGACCAACACCAACAGTCTGGTGAAAAAGAAGGCGTCAACCAATAAAGGACTTCCATCGTCGACCGGTCCTCTGTCTAAAGATTACCAAGACCTGGGCGCCCCCAATGCCAACTCCTCCCCCAAAGAGAGAAAGCAATCTTATTTCCTTAATGCTCAAGAGGAAAACATTACTAAACTCTCCCAGACACTGCCAAGAGACCTCACCAAAACAGGCACTCCCAAGAAAAGCCCTAAGAGCATTGCGGTCTCAGTCCATACAGCCCGGCACACTAAAGAAAAGAGGCCAATKCTGGAGCTGGTGAGTCTGGGGTCTTCCTCCCAGAGCCAGGATGAGAGTCAGGGTCACATGGTCARTGCCCAGTACATCCCCGCCCAGAGGCAGGTGGTCAAGCTCCGCAAGGGGGGCAAAAACGTTAAGATTGTCAAGGTGAAAAGCGCCTCCCTGAAACCACATAGGGGGACGCACGCACATGCTGAGCCTGTATCATCAGAGATGGCGGGGACGAGGGAGAACGGTCACCGATCTGGAGGATCTAGGAAGTCTCGTCAGCCTGAGGAGGTACATCATGTGCACAAAGTCTCCTCCAAGAGGGGGGCATCCTCCAGGGCCAAGCGCACCATCCCAGCATCTATCCCTGAGGGCCGGGTCCTAGAGAAACACACGGCCACCGTGTCTACAACAAGGTCCACTGTGACCAGGCATCACGGCCACCGTGGTAGGGAGGTGGTGGTGGCCAAGCCCAAGTACAAGCGGACAAGCGGACAGGACTACAACCGTGGAAGGCTGAGAGCCATCACTGAGGTGCCTTTAGATGAGGCCCTCAGGAGAGCCCACCGCAGGCAGAAGAGGGAGCTCCTCGGCCAGGTCTCCACAACCACCACCATGTACCTGCCCTCCAACGCGCAGTTCACCAGCCCTTACGCCTACGTGGCCGGCAGCGACTCTGAGTACTCCGCAGAGTGCGCCTCACTCTTCCATTCCACCATCATGGACACCAGTGAGGACGAGCGGAGCAACTACACCACCAACTGCTTCGGGGACAGCGAGTCCAGCCTGAGTGAGGCGGACTTTGTTGCGGAGAGCACTACCAGCAGTGACTctgaggagagtggagggatgaACTGGCCCCAGTTTGCAGGGCAGGGCGCTGGGCCTCAGGAAGTAACCACTGCCCAGGCTAAGGCCTTCGTCAAGATCAAGGCCTCTCACAACCTGAAGAAGAAGATCCTCCGCTTCCGTTCTGCGGGCTCGCTGAAACTGATGACGACTGTATGA